The genomic region GCGTCGCGACCATGAAGATGAGCACCAGGCCGATGACGAGGAGCAGGAAGTCGCTTGGCAGGTCAGCCTGTCGGGTCGCGAATTCGCCGCCGATCGAGAGGACTCCAAAGAACGCCGCGAACGGAACGACTGCGATCGCGTTGAGTCGCGCGAGGAAGACGAGGGGGATCACCTTCAGCCCGTACGCCGGGTTCCAGTCGGCCCGCATGTAGCCAAAGATCCCGAGGATGTCGACGGCCGCCGCGAGGCCGATCAGGGCACCGCTCGCGGCAAACGCCACCACGATCACCCGAGGCACGTTCACCCCAAGGTGCGCCGCCGCGCGCGGGTTTGCACCAAGCACGTCGAGACGCGTCCCGAAGGACGTCCGGGAAAGCACGAGGTAGACGATGCCGACTGCCACCAGGGCGATGATGACGCCGATGTGAATCCGGGTGCCCGGGATCACCGGCAGGAGCAGGTCGGTCGGGACGATCGCGGTCTGAGGGACGGTCGAAGAGCCCTTGAACGGCCCTTTCACGAGCAGGTTCGCCGCCCCGATCCCGATGAATGTCATCATCAGGGTCGTGATGATCTCGTTCATCCCGTAGTGCGCCTTGAGCAGCGCCGGGATGAGGGTCCACGACGCGCCGATCGTCATCGCGATGACACACAGCAGGGCCCACCCGAGCGGAGCCGGCAGGGCGCCCATGATGGCGGGCCCGGTCCCAGCCACCATCGCGGCGGCGAGCAGGAACTGCCCGTCCGAGCCCAGGTTCCAGAGGTTCGCCCGGAACACGATGATGAGCCCCCCGGCGATGAGGAGGACCGGGGCCATCCGCGTGATCGTGT from Chloroflexota bacterium harbors:
- a CDS encoding ABC transporter permease, which produces MSAPPAVPLTETSTESLAPSRLAGAADATLRSVGPIALALFACGLILLAIGRDPLSFYGDIIEAGLLRPSGLQDTITRMAPVLLIAGGLIIVFRANLWNLGSDGQFLLAAAMVAGTGPAIMGALPAPLGWALLCVIAMTIGASWTLIPALLKAHYGMNEIITTLMMTFIGIGAANLLVKGPFKGSSTVPQTAIVPTDLLLPVIPGTRIHIGVIIALVAVGIVYLVLSRTSFGTRLDVLGANPRAAAHLGVNVPRVIVVAFAASGALIGLAAAVDILGIFGYMRADWNPAYGLKVIPLVFLARLNAIAVVPFAAFFGVLSIGGEFATRQADLPSDFLLLVIGLVLIFMVATQYLSDKRARGETILPRHRQRGAPDV